One part of the Ruegeria sp. AD91A genome encodes these proteins:
- a CDS encoding YeiH family protein, with amino-acid sequence MQALSASNSPWLRARSFVRLNGRGFLVSVVVAVAAKFLSEHYGAPAMLMALLLGIAFHFLAEDDAGDCKAGIEFTARTVLRFGVALLGARISVELMMSLGADLIAVVIAGVILTILFGLLGARLLGRGWRFGVLTGGSVAICGASAAMALSAILPKNEHSERNLIFTVLSVTVLSTIAMIAYPILTEAFEFNDELSGVFLGGTIHDVAQVVGAGFSVSDQTGEVATLVKLIRVAMLAPVVLVISILVRRHAELGEADGKRPPILPMFVVGFLIFAVLNSMGLIPDVVSSVMADLSRWALLVSIAAVGMKTSLKRILDVGGQAIVLIVAETIFIAALVLAGVYLFH; translated from the coding sequence ATGCAGGCGTTAAGTGCATCCAACTCGCCGTGGCTTCGGGCACGGTCTTTCGTTCGTTTGAACGGTCGCGGATTCTTAGTTTCCGTGGTTGTTGCCGTTGCGGCGAAATTCTTGTCCGAGCACTATGGCGCTCCGGCAATGCTGATGGCCTTGTTGCTGGGCATTGCGTTCCATTTTCTGGCCGAAGACGACGCAGGCGACTGCAAAGCCGGGATCGAGTTTACGGCACGAACCGTTCTTCGTTTTGGCGTGGCTCTGCTTGGGGCCCGGATTTCGGTTGAACTGATGATGAGCCTTGGCGCGGATCTGATTGCGGTCGTTATTGCGGGTGTGATCCTCACGATTCTGTTCGGCCTTCTGGGCGCGCGCCTGCTGGGTCGTGGCTGGCGCTTCGGTGTGTTGACGGGCGGTTCGGTCGCGATTTGCGGCGCGTCGGCCGCGATGGCCCTGTCTGCCATTCTGCCCAAAAACGAGCATTCGGAACGCAACCTGATTTTCACGGTATTGTCCGTCACTGTTCTGTCGACAATCGCGATGATCGCCTATCCCATCCTCACTGAGGCATTTGAGTTCAACGACGAGCTTTCCGGGGTCTTCCTCGGCGGGACGATCCACGATGTCGCGCAGGTTGTCGGGGCAGGGTTCTCGGTCTCGGATCAAACCGGAGAGGTCGCGACACTGGTCAAGCTGATCCGTGTCGCCATGCTGGCCCCGGTGGTTCTGGTCATCTCGATTCTTGTCCGACGCCACGCGGAACTCGGCGAAGCAGACGGCAAGCGCCCACCCATTTTGCCGATGTTTGTCGTTGGTTTTCTGATCTTTGCCGTCCTGAATTCAATGGGTCTGATCCCGGACGTGGTCTCGTCGGTAATGGCCGATCTCAGTCGATGGGCGCTGCTGGTGTCGATTGCGGCAGTGGGCATGAAAACGTCACTCAAGCGCATTCTGGATGTGGGCGGGCAGGCCATCGTCCTGATCGTGGCCGAGACAATCTTCATCGCTGCTCTCGTATTGGCGGGTGTCTACCTGTTTCATTAG
- the xsc gene encoding sulfoacetaldehyde acetyltransferase produces the protein MKMTTEEAFVKVLQMHGIEHAFGIIGSAMMPISDLFPKAGIMFWDCAHEGSAGMMADGYTRATGKMSMMIAQNGPGITNFVTAVKTAYWNHTPLLLVTPQAANKTIGQGGFQEVEQMKLFEDMVAYQEEVRDPTRVCEVLNRVIMQAKRASAPAQLNIPRDMWTQVIDVDLPAIVDFERPSGGETAVAQAAELLSNAKNPVILNGAGVVLSKGGIEASKALAERLNAPVCVGYQHNDAFPGNHPLFAGPLGYNGSKAGMELISEADVVLCLGTRLNPFSTLPGYGMEYWPANAKIIQVDINPDRIGLTKTVTVGIVGDAAKVAQGILAQLSDTAGDEGRKERKERIAQKKSAWAQELTSMTHEDDDPGTTWNQRARDAKPDWMSPRMAWRAIQAALPKEAIISSDIGNNCAIGNAYPSFEEGRKYLAPGLFGPCGYGLPAIVGAKIGCPDVPVVGFAGDGAFGIAVNELTAIGREEWPAVTQIVFRNYQWGAEKRNSTLWFDDNFVGTELDTKVSYAGIAQACGLKGVVARTQDELTAALNQAIEDQKNGITTLIEALINQELGEPFRRDAMKKPVAVAGISADEMKDQVEL, from the coding sequence ATGAAGATGACGACGGAAGAGGCGTTTGTTAAGGTTCTGCAGATGCACGGGATTGAGCATGCGTTTGGGATCATTGGATCTGCGATGATGCCGATCTCTGATTTGTTCCCGAAGGCCGGGATCATGTTCTGGGACTGTGCTCATGAAGGCAGTGCGGGGATGATGGCGGATGGCTATACCCGAGCGACCGGCAAGATGTCGATGATGATTGCGCAGAACGGCCCCGGCATCACCAATTTCGTGACCGCCGTGAAGACGGCTTACTGGAACCACACCCCGCTGCTGCTGGTGACGCCGCAGGCGGCGAACAAGACCATCGGTCAGGGCGGCTTCCAGGAAGTCGAGCAGATGAAGCTGTTCGAGGACATGGTCGCCTATCAGGAAGAGGTCCGCGACCCGACCCGCGTCTGCGAGGTTCTGAACCGTGTGATCATGCAGGCCAAGCGCGCCAGCGCGCCGGCTCAGCTGAACATCCCGCGTGATATGTGGACTCAGGTGATCGATGTTGATCTGCCCGCCATCGTCGATTTCGAACGCCCCTCGGGCGGCGAAACCGCCGTGGCACAGGCGGCCGAGCTGCTGTCGAACGCCAAGAACCCCGTTATCCTGAACGGTGCGGGCGTTGTCCTGTCCAAGGGCGGGATCGAGGCGTCGAAGGCACTGGCCGAGCGTCTGAATGCGCCGGTCTGCGTCGGCTATCAGCACAACGACGCCTTCCCCGGCAACCACCCGCTGTTTGCCGGCCCTCTGGGCTATAACGGTTCGAAGGCCGGGATGGAGCTGATCAGCGAGGCTGATGTTGTTCTGTGTCTTGGCACCCGTCTGAACCCGTTCTCGACCCTGCCGGGCTATGGCATGGAATACTGGCCGGCGAATGCCAAGATCATCCAGGTCGACATCAACCCCGACCGCATCGGCCTGACCAAAACTGTCACCGTCGGTATCGTCGGTGATGCGGCCAAGGTGGCCCAAGGCATTCTGGCCCAGCTGAGCGACACCGCCGGTGACGAAGGCCGCAAGGAGCGCAAGGAACGCATTGCGCAGAAAAAATCCGCCTGGGCGCAGGAGCTGACCTCGATGACCCACGAGGATGACGATCCGGGCACCACCTGGAACCAGCGCGCCCGTGACGCCAAGCCGGACTGGATGAGCCCGCGCATGGCGTGGCGCGCGATTCAGGCGGCGCTGCCGAAAGAGGCGATCATCTCGTCCGATATCGGCAACAACTGCGCCATCGGCAACGCCTATCCGTCGTTTGAAGAGGGCCGCAAGTACCTGGCGCCGGGCCTGTTCGGCCCCTGCGGCTATGGGCTGCCCGCCATCGTCGGCGCCAAGATCGGCTGCCCGGACGTTCCGGTTGTGGGCTTTGCCGGTGATGGTGCATTCGGCATCGCGGTGAACGAACTGACCGCGATCGGCCGCGAGGAATGGCCTGCCGTGACCCAGATCGTCTTCCGCAACTATCAGTGGGGCGCGGAAAAGCGCAACTCGACCCTGTGGTTTGACGACAACTTCGTGGGCACCGAGCTGGACACCAAAGTGTCTTACGCCGGTATTGCGCAGGCCTGTGGTCTGAAGGGCGTCGTTGCCCGCACCCAGGACGAGCTGACCGCGGCGCTGAACCAAGCGATCGAGGACCAGAAGAACGGCATCACCACGCTGATCGAGGCCCTGATCAACCAGGAACTCGGCGAACCCTTCCGCCGCGACGCAATGAAAAAACCCGTCGCAGTCGCCGGAATCTCAGCCGACGAAATGAAAGATCAGGTCGAGCTGTAA
- a CDS encoding FAD-binding oxidoreductase: protein MVDHSIPRHWPKASYDPKYDPIMDAGPGHNRDHAPTYWVGTAGTPPADDGPISSDLDADVVVIGSGYTGLSTAIHLAKEHGIQAVVLEANTVAWGCSTRNGGQAQISSGRLKRSQWIQRWGTDVAKGMHAEVTEAFELFNDLISSDEIDCDPQPGGHYYIAHREKVMSSLKKESKLLNDVFGYGSRILSRDELHEKHVRDMEAAGAMWEPDGTCIHAGKLAFGYVNMARRLGVKIHTGSPVMGWQTKGGVHHLRTPGGIVRAKSVALATAGYTPPGLNNRTRHRLMPILSNSMVTRPLTQAELDECGIQTKSPLTDTRTLRHYYRLLPDNRMQIGSRSAVTGRDAENGKHLDMLKKGLARKFPALADINLDYSWWGWVDVSHDMMPRIFRPDPEQSVFYAMGYGGNGVMYSAQAGRRMAQLVAGKKDKAFELPIFTSPLPSHGILTPFRRLGQRMAYVGYYLKDEIL, encoded by the coding sequence ATGGTGGACCACAGCATCCCGCGTCACTGGCCCAAAGCCAGCTATGATCCAAAGTATGACCCCATCATGGATGCGGGTCCGGGTCACAATCGCGACCATGCGCCAACATATTGGGTAGGAACAGCCGGAACACCTCCGGCTGATGACGGACCGATCTCCAGTGATCTGGATGCGGATGTCGTGGTGATCGGGTCGGGATATACCGGCCTGTCCACTGCCATTCACCTTGCCAAGGAACACGGTATCCAAGCGGTTGTTCTTGAAGCAAATACCGTGGCTTGGGGATGCTCGACCCGCAATGGCGGGCAGGCCCAGATCTCATCCGGGCGGCTGAAACGGTCGCAATGGATTCAGCGCTGGGGCACAGATGTGGCCAAAGGCATGCATGCCGAAGTCACTGAAGCTTTCGAGTTGTTCAACGATCTGATCTCGTCGGATGAAATCGATTGTGATCCGCAGCCGGGCGGCCATTACTACATCGCGCATCGTGAAAAAGTCATGTCGTCGCTCAAGAAAGAGAGCAAGTTGCTGAACGATGTGTTCGGCTATGGTTCGCGTATCCTGTCCCGAGATGAGCTGCATGAAAAACATGTGCGGGACATGGAGGCCGCAGGCGCGATGTGGGAACCAGACGGAACCTGCATCCACGCCGGCAAGCTGGCCTTCGGTTATGTCAACATGGCGCGCAGGCTGGGCGTGAAAATCCACACTGGCAGCCCGGTCATGGGATGGCAAACCAAAGGCGGAGTACATCACTTGCGTACACCGGGTGGCATTGTGCGCGCGAAATCCGTTGCCTTGGCAACGGCGGGCTATACTCCGCCGGGTCTCAACAACCGAACCAGGCACCGCCTGATGCCAATCCTGTCAAACTCGATGGTGACACGACCTCTGACACAGGCCGAGCTGGATGAATGCGGTATCCAGACCAAATCCCCCCTGACGGACACCCGAACGCTGCGCCACTATTACCGCCTTTTGCCGGACAATCGGATGCAGATCGGCAGCCGCAGCGCGGTGACAGGGCGTGATGCCGAGAACGGCAAACATCTGGACATGCTGAAGAAGGGACTTGCCCGCAAGTTCCCGGCGCTGGCGGATATCAACCTCGACTACTCCTGGTGGGGCTGGGTTGATGTCAGCCACGATATGATGCCGCGCATTTTCCGGCCGGATCCTGAGCAGAGCGTGTTCTACGCCATGGGTTACGGTGGCAATGGCGTGATGTACTCGGCCCAGGCCGGACGACGCATGGCGCAGCTGGTTGCAGGCAAGAAGGACAAGGCATTTGAGCTGCCGATCTTCACGTCCCCGTTGCCGAGCCACGGCATCCTGACGCCGTTTCGCCGTCTGGGACAGCGCATGGCGTATGTCGGCTACTACCTCAAAGACGAAATACTGTAA
- a CDS encoding nuclear transport factor 2 family protein, which produces MSNTLTAQDLADTFDAFNRHDIEGVMTHFANDCVFYTVAGDEKYGNKVEGSEAIAAAFSGVWAGMKDAHWDHHSHFVHGDRAVSEWTFSGTDADGMRVEAEGADLFTVRDGKIVVKQALRKTRPMFKA; this is translated from the coding sequence ATGAGCAATACCCTCACTGCGCAGGACCTGGCAGACACGTTCGACGCGTTCAACCGTCACGACATCGAAGGTGTGATGACCCATTTCGCCAATGACTGCGTGTTCTACACCGTGGCTGGTGACGAGAAATACGGCAACAAAGTCGAAGGTTCTGAAGCTATCGCCGCTGCCTTCTCAGGCGTCTGGGCAGGCATGAAGGACGCACACTGGGATCACCACAGTCATTTTGTCCACGGCGATCGCGCCGTGTCCGAGTGGACCTTTTCGGGAACCGATGCCGACGGTATGCGGGTCGAAGCTGAAGGCGCAGACCTGTTTACCGTGCGTGACGGGAAGATCGTCGTAAAACAGGCGCTTCGCAAGACACGCCCAATGTTCAAAGCCTGA
- a CDS encoding universal stress protein has translation MKQTITQILFATDLSRNSTYALKHAASLAASTGAKLHVLHVSEPLSDDALITLRMFMQDTGSRNEALKARHDHVKAVLTERQKAFWAALPEADRGIQDQIETIEIIDGHPAEVILRRAHQLNCDLIVLGAHDHGFSHTFLGTVAKRVLRRADIPTLVVPYRDDETSN, from the coding sequence ATGAAACAAACAATTACGCAGATCCTTTTCGCGACAGATCTGTCGCGAAATTCCACCTATGCCCTAAAGCACGCGGCCAGCCTGGCCGCGTCAACAGGGGCAAAATTACATGTTCTGCACGTCTCCGAGCCCCTCAGCGACGACGCGCTGATAACTCTTCGCATGTTCATGCAAGATACAGGCTCGCGCAATGAAGCTCTGAAAGCGCGTCATGACCACGTCAAGGCGGTGCTGACCGAGCGGCAAAAGGCATTCTGGGCTGCATTACCCGAAGCTGATCGCGGTATCCAGGATCAGATCGAAACGATCGAAATCATCGACGGACACCCCGCCGAAGTGATTCTGCGACGCGCACATCAGCTCAATTGCGACCTGATCGTTTTGGGCGCCCACGATCACGGATTCTCGCATACGTTCCTTGGCACAGTCGCCAAGCGTGTGCTTCGCCGTGCAGATATCCCCACGCTCGTCGTTCCATACCGGGACGACGAAACATCCAATTGA
- a CDS encoding TRAP transporter large permease, translating into MGAEIIPLLFGGFLFLLFIGAPITVALGVSTLITFLYLGENPIKFVQIAFTSVGSFPLMALPAFILAGALMEASGLSRRLINVAESFAGPFTGGMSAATVMACLFFGAISGSGPATTAAVGMLMIPAMIDRGYSKGFASAITASSGGLGIVIPPSIPLIIFGIAALGMPPPPEAVEEFGQFQTVSIPKLFIAGFMPAFLIAGSLLLMNYILAKKNNYTGSTDGWSARLMWCEMYRGFWALMAPVVILGGIYSGYFTPTEAAIVAIFYTLIVGAFIYRELSWSSLFGALETTTWLTGRVLLIMFTATVFGRLLVENQVPAVIAQGMLSFTDNIYVIWTLVILFLLFVGMFMETLATILILVPVMLPVAYSVGIDPIHFGVVMVCTLGIGFQTPPLGENLFIASGISKISIEEISLRALPFAFINTIAIFIIAFFPEISLWLPRVFGY; encoded by the coding sequence ATGGGCGCTGAAATTATCCCACTGCTGTTCGGCGGATTTCTCTTTCTGCTGTTCATTGGTGCTCCGATCACCGTGGCGCTTGGCGTCTCAACCTTGATCACCTTTCTTTACTTGGGTGAAAACCCGATCAAATTCGTACAGATCGCCTTTACCTCGGTTGGGTCCTTCCCGCTGATGGCGTTACCCGCTTTCATTCTGGCTGGTGCTTTGATGGAGGCCTCGGGGCTGTCGCGACGGCTTATCAATGTCGCCGAAAGCTTCGCGGGTCCGTTCACAGGCGGCATGTCGGCTGCAACCGTCATGGCTTGCCTGTTCTTCGGTGCTATCTCTGGTTCTGGCCCGGCAACGACTGCCGCCGTTGGCATGCTGATGATCCCGGCCATGATCGATCGCGGTTATTCGAAGGGTTTTGCATCGGCCATAACTGCCTCGTCAGGTGGTCTGGGCATCGTTATCCCACCGTCGATCCCGCTGATCATTTTTGGCATCGCTGCATTGGGTATGCCGCCCCCACCTGAAGCTGTAGAAGAATTCGGCCAGTTCCAGACCGTTTCGATTCCGAAGCTCTTTATCGCTGGATTTATGCCCGCCTTCCTGATCGCAGGCAGCCTGCTGCTGATGAACTACATTCTAGCGAAAAAGAACAACTACACCGGCAGTACGGATGGCTGGTCTGCACGCCTTATGTGGTGCGAGATGTATCGCGGCTTCTGGGCGCTGATGGCACCGGTGGTGATCCTTGGTGGCATCTATTCAGGCTACTTCACGCCGACAGAAGCGGCCATTGTTGCGATCTTCTACACGCTGATCGTGGGCGCGTTCATCTATCGCGAGCTGTCGTGGAGCAGTCTGTTCGGTGCATTGGAAACCACCACTTGGCTGACCGGTCGGGTTCTTCTGATCATGTTCACGGCAACAGTATTCGGGCGTCTATTGGTTGAAAACCAGGTGCCGGCTGTGATCGCGCAAGGTATGTTGTCTTTTACTGACAACATCTATGTGATCTGGACACTTGTGATCCTGTTCCTGCTGTTCGTCGGCATGTTCATGGAGACACTTGCAACCATCCTGATCCTGGTTCCGGTGATGCTGCCCGTAGCTTATAGCGTGGGCATAGATCCGATCCACTTTGGTGTGGTTATGGTCTGTACGCTGGGCATCGGGTTCCAGACACCACCGTTGGGTGAAAACCTGTTCATCGCGTCGGGGATATCGAAGATCTCGATTGAAGAGATTTCGTTACGCGCCCTGCCGTTCGCCTTCATCAACACGATCGCGATCTTCATCATTGCGTTCTTCCCCGAGATATCGCTCTGGCTGCCGCGCGTGTTCGGTTACTAG
- a CDS encoding TRAP transporter small permease, whose amino-acid sequence MSKFWGFVDNIESYICRTLLAIFVCLLFLQVIVRTLFAFSFSWVEELSIYMFVWFVFFGASYAAKMGAHNRVTFQFKFLSPRAIKYIEAFADLFWIFFNVVFVYLAIDFIFNKMNRFQSSQTLGFHLSWVYIVLPIAFTLMTIRVIQVNYRKLVLDEEIVDPDSIDLDAVKAEAESHSHTTSSSEGEK is encoded by the coding sequence ATGTCGAAATTTTGGGGATTTGTAGACAACATCGAAAGCTATATCTGTCGCACGTTGTTGGCGATATTCGTTTGTCTGTTGTTTCTTCAGGTTATCGTGAGAACGCTATTTGCGTTCTCGTTTTCCTGGGTCGAAGAACTGTCGATCTACATGTTCGTCTGGTTTGTCTTCTTTGGCGCCAGCTACGCGGCAAAGATGGGCGCCCATAATCGGGTGACGTTTCAGTTCAAGTTCCTGTCGCCCCGCGCGATCAAATACATCGAGGCATTCGCGGATCTCTTCTGGATCTTCTTCAATGTCGTTTTCGTCTATCTGGCGATTGATTTCATCTTCAACAAGATGAATCGATTTCAGTCGTCGCAGACCCTCGGATTCCACCTGAGCTGGGTCTATATCGTCTTGCCTATCGCATTCACCCTTATGACCATCCGCGTGATCCAGGTGAATTACCGAAAACTCGTGCTGGATGAAGAGATAGTCGATCCGGATTCGATTGATCTAGATGCTGTCAAAGCCGAGGCCGAAAGCCATAGCCACACCACTTCCAGCTCTGAGGGAGAAAAGTAA
- a CDS encoding TRAP transporter substrate-binding protein — MGFKAALEELSGGNHTATLFLNGQLGSEQDTVNDAAIGTLDMSLLAINNITPFSPTVGVFTLPYVILSLEDAEKLTQGPIGQELTENTINDAGVRIIAWTYTGFRVLTNSKKPVKSVADLEGLVIRVPKNEIMIDTYKSWGISPTPMAWSETFAGLQTKVVDGQDNPYTTINAMKFYEVQKYVTNIRYIFSIEPLIISEQVFQELSAEDQAIILEAGKAATQASADFLREKEAEIKEILIEKGMEIVDPENDEAEFIELATTAVWPKFYESIGGVEKLNAVLAEIGREPVSQ, encoded by the coding sequence CTGGGCTTCAAAGCTGCCCTTGAAGAGCTATCGGGTGGCAATCATACGGCAACTCTTTTCCTGAACGGTCAGCTCGGATCCGAGCAGGATACCGTCAACGATGCGGCCATTGGCACGCTCGATATGTCGCTGCTGGCTATCAACAACATTACCCCGTTCTCGCCGACTGTTGGCGTGTTCACCCTGCCTTACGTGATCCTCAGCCTTGAGGACGCCGAAAAGCTGACCCAGGGCCCAATCGGTCAGGAACTGACTGAGAACACAATCAACGACGCCGGTGTTCGCATCATCGCTTGGACTTACACAGGTTTCCGCGTTCTCACCAACTCAAAAAAGCCGGTCAAGTCGGTTGCCGATCTGGAAGGCCTCGTGATCCGCGTTCCCAAGAACGAGATCATGATCGACACGTATAAGTCTTGGGGTATCAGCCCGACGCCGATGGCATGGTCGGAAACTTTCGCCGGACTGCAGACCAAAGTTGTTGACGGTCAGGACAACCCTTACACCACCATCAACGCGATGAAGTTCTACGAAGTTCAGAAGTATGTGACAAACATCCGATACATCTTCTCGATCGAACCGCTCATCATTTCCGAGCAGGTATTCCAGGAACTGTCCGCCGAAGATCAGGCGATCATTCTTGAAGCCGGTAAAGCCGCGACACAGGCGTCTGCCGACTTCTTGCGCGAGAAGGAAGCTGAGATCAAAGAGATCCTGATCGAAAAAGGCATGGAAATCGTCGACCCTGAGAACGACGAGGCCGAATTCATCGAACTGGCAACCACCGCCGTGTGGCCGAAGTTTTATGAAAGCATCGGTGGCGTCGAAAAGCTCAACGCTGTGCTGGCTGAAATCGGCCGCGAGCCGGTTTCGCAATAA
- a CDS encoding LysR family transcriptional regulator, producing MKQNKLDTRIGDTDIRLLRVFKTVAESGGITAAEIELNIGKSTISKHLSDLELRLGLKLCNRGPSGFSLTEDGEKVLTAAEDLLISVAQFRTEVNEVKQQLAGSIRVALFDQCTTNPEARLARTIHKFNEAAPAVHIELSLEPPNVIETMVISGHLDVGIIALHRPSASLDYTPLYGENMFLYCGQEHPLFDRPDPELHLSDLRKFNYAGLNVNSPNLIVGQQLGFRRAAKVQNEQALVILILSGRYLGFLPDHLAQEFVEQGIMKQVLPREIKYRTRFAAVARKQPAPTRVAKLFLETLEKVHSQVQ from the coding sequence ATGAAACAGAACAAACTTGATACCCGGATCGGGGACACCGACATCCGTCTTCTGCGCGTTTTTAAAACCGTCGCGGAAAGTGGTGGAATTACTGCCGCCGAGATCGAGCTGAACATCGGAAAATCGACGATCTCGAAACACTTGTCTGACCTGGAACTGAGGCTTGGCCTGAAGCTGTGCAACCGGGGACCGTCAGGATTTTCACTGACGGAAGACGGCGAGAAGGTGCTGACGGCGGCAGAAGACCTGCTTATTTCCGTGGCGCAGTTCAGAACCGAAGTCAACGAAGTCAAACAGCAATTGGCCGGCAGTATCCGCGTGGCTCTGTTCGATCAATGTACGACCAACCCTGAGGCCCGACTTGCCCGCACCATTCACAAGTTCAATGAGGCCGCACCGGCGGTTCACATTGAACTGTCGCTGGAACCTCCCAACGTGATCGAAACAATGGTCATCAGCGGGCATCTGGATGTCGGCATCATCGCGTTGCACAGACCATCGGCAAGCCTGGACTACACACCGCTCTACGGGGAAAACATGTTCTTGTACTGTGGGCAGGAACACCCCCTGTTTGATCGCCCAGATCCGGAGTTGCATTTGAGTGATCTTCGCAAGTTCAACTACGCCGGCTTGAACGTAAACTCTCCGAACCTCATCGTTGGTCAACAACTGGGGTTTCGACGTGCCGCCAAGGTGCAAAACGAGCAGGCACTGGTTATCCTGATACTTTCAGGCCGCTACCTTGGGTTTCTTCCGGACCATCTGGCGCAGGAATTTGTCGAACAGGGGATTATGAAGCAGGTTTTACCGCGGGAAATCAAATACAGAACCCGTTTCGCGGCCGTAGCCAGGAAACAACCTGCGCCAACACGCGTGGCCAAGTTGTTTCTGGAAACACTGGAAAAGGTGCATTCTCAGGTGCAGTAA
- a CDS encoding RidA family protein, whose protein sequence is MSRIVKHNGTAYLCGQVSDAATVADQTRDILAKVEDLLAKAGSDKTRILQCVIWLSDMADIAEMNAVWDAWVPEGHAPARACGEAKLARDVLKVEMIVTAACD, encoded by the coding sequence ATGAGCCGCATCGTCAAACATAACGGAACCGCCTATCTGTGCGGACAGGTTTCGGATGCCGCAACGGTTGCGGATCAAACCCGTGACATCCTTGCCAAGGTCGAGGACCTTCTGGCCAAGGCCGGCAGTGACAAGACGCGCATCCTGCAATGTGTGATCTGGTTGTCGGACATGGCCGATATTGCCGAAATGAACGCGGTCTGGGATGCCTGGGTGCCGGAGGGCCACGCCCCGGCCCGTGCCTGTGGCGAGGCGAAACTGGCCCGTGATGTTCTGAAGGTCGAAATGATCGTTACCGCAGCCTGCGATTGA